One Weissella ceti DNA window includes the following coding sequences:
- the pgmB gene encoding beta-phosphoglucomutase: MSFEEIKGFAFDMDGVLADTAKFHSIAWRQIAEEVGTTWTPELAENLKGIDRMGSLDLILTTGGLANQYDLAAREALATKKNDNYRELISTLTPADALPGMTDFLTELKQAGYKMSIASASKNAGFIVERLGIADFFEAIVDPASVAAGKPDPAIFSEAAKVLNLEPEQVVGLEDSGAGLQSINGAGEVSVGIGDATALSAADILFADTSEVTLANIKANWPK, translated from the coding sequence ATGTCATTTGAAGAGATAAAAGGATTCGCCTTTGATATGGATGGTGTCTTGGCGGACACAGCGAAGTTTCACTCAATTGCTTGGCGCCAAATCGCCGAAGAAGTGGGGACAACTTGGACACCTGAATTAGCTGAAAATTTAAAAGGTATTGACCGGATGGGATCACTCGATTTGATCCTAACGACAGGTGGTTTAGCGAATCAATATGATTTAGCTGCACGGGAAGCTTTAGCGACAAAGAAAAACGATAACTATCGTGAGTTAATTTCAACGTTAACACCAGCCGACGCTTTGCCAGGCATGACAGACTTTTTAACAGAATTAAAGCAAGCTGGTTATAAAATGAGTATCGCGTCTGCATCTAAAAATGCTGGCTTTATCGTTGAGCGATTAGGGATTGCGGATTTCTTTGAAGCAATTGTTGATCCAGCATCTGTTGCAGCTGGAAAACCAGACCCGGCTATCTTTTCTGAGGCGGCTAAAGTATTAAATCTTGAACCAGAACAAGTGGTTGGTTTAGAAGATTCTGGGGCTGGCCTACAATCGATTAATGGAGCTGGTGAAGTATCAGTCGGTATTGGAGATGCAACTGCCTTGAGTGCTGCAGATATTTTGTTTGCCGATACGTCAGAAGTCACATTGGCTAATATTAAAGCCAACTGGCCTAAATAA
- a CDS encoding glycoside hydrolase family 65 protein: MTEQAWRLEYTELATEKRAYGQESLLTLGNGYLGWRGASIFQSFNDHHYPGLYVAGVFNQTSTQVAGKDVINEDMVNLPNPQLIKLFLDGTAVDINHDTIKTRRAAVDFKTGLFEEVLTVDVPKGMLTLHTVKAVDPKQYHMLGMRLTITADFTAELTVESMIDGTLLNQNVARYRAFDSREFDVTEISGDVLKAKTRTTDIELVLGAETTSDAMTFHNVVAPTDIQMARGEITLQANEPVKLEKLIAVATSYEMDEPLAFVDASLATHSVDKVIESSIAHWAEVWQTADVQLDSDDPDMQLMIRMNIFHIRQAAQHAANKDLDASVGSRGLTGEGYRGHIFWDEIFVVPYYAANDPETARDILRYRIKRLDAAKGNALLDGEAGAMFPWQSGMTGDEQSQFIHLNTVNNEWEPDNSRLQRHVSLTIAYNIWVYTQITGDTSLLRDGGLELLLETTKFWLNKTEKDAEGRYHIAGVMGPDEYHEAYPETEVGGIKDNAYTNLMLTWSLNWLQDLAIKETKLFTEVADRVDFNEDLMELAQDASRHLALEINDEGIIAQYAGYFDLKPVDFAAYEAKYGDIHRIDRLLKAEGLSPDDYQVAKQADTLMTIYNLGAHHMESLVKQLGYDLPENWLALNKDYYLERTVHGSTTSRPVFAGIDVTLDNKSEALDYLTTAIGSDYYDIQGGTTAEGVHIGVMGETLEVIQNEFGGVMLRDGRIKIQPNLPETWHRLAFTQRYQDTVLAFEMTPDVVTVSADKPITIDVYGQVVTLAPDVPQTFSKG; this comes from the coding sequence ATGACCGAACAAGCATGGCGTTTGGAATATACAGAATTAGCCACAGAAAAGCGCGCGTATGGACAAGAATCATTGTTGACGCTTGGAAATGGTTACCTAGGTTGGCGTGGGGCATCAATTTTCCAATCTTTTAATGACCATCATTATCCTGGCTTGTACGTGGCAGGTGTCTTTAATCAAACGAGTACACAAGTGGCCGGGAAAGATGTAATCAATGAAGATATGGTGAATTTACCTAATCCACAATTGATTAAGCTATTTTTGGATGGCACGGCTGTAGACATTAATCATGACACGATTAAGACGCGACGTGCAGCTGTAGATTTTAAGACGGGCTTATTTGAAGAAGTTCTAACGGTTGACGTACCGAAGGGGATGTTAACGTTGCATACAGTTAAAGCCGTTGATCCAAAGCAATATCATATGCTAGGAATGCGACTAACGATTACTGCTGACTTCACAGCAGAGTTGACCGTTGAAAGTATGATTGATGGGACTTTATTGAATCAAAACGTTGCGCGTTACCGAGCATTTGATTCACGAGAATTTGATGTTACTGAAATTAGTGGGGATGTCTTAAAGGCTAAAACACGTACAACCGATATTGAACTGGTGTTGGGAGCCGAAACAACGAGTGATGCGATGACCTTCCATAATGTTGTGGCACCCACTGATATCCAAATGGCGCGTGGTGAAATAACACTACAAGCCAATGAACCGGTGAAACTTGAGAAGTTGATTGCTGTTGCAACGAGTTATGAAATGGATGAACCATTGGCGTTTGTAGATGCAAGTTTAGCGACACACAGTGTTGATAAAGTGATCGAAAGCAGCATCGCACACTGGGCTGAAGTTTGGCAAACGGCAGATGTGCAGTTAGATTCAGACGATCCAGACATGCAATTAATGATTCGCATGAACATCTTCCATATTCGTCAAGCAGCTCAACATGCGGCGAATAAAGACTTAGATGCCTCAGTTGGATCACGTGGATTAACCGGTGAAGGATATCGTGGTCACATCTTCTGGGATGAAATCTTTGTCGTGCCATATTATGCAGCTAATGATCCAGAAACCGCTCGTGACATTTTGCGTTACCGTATTAAGCGCCTAGATGCAGCGAAGGGAAATGCGCTGCTTGATGGTGAGGCGGGCGCAATGTTCCCATGGCAATCTGGTATGACTGGGGATGAACAATCACAATTCATTCACTTGAACACCGTTAATAATGAGTGGGAACCAGACAACTCTCGTCTACAACGTCACGTGTCTTTGACAATTGCCTATAATATCTGGGTATATACCCAGATTACAGGCGATACATCGTTACTGCGTGATGGTGGATTAGAACTATTACTTGAAACAACGAAATTCTGGCTAAATAAGACGGAAAAAGATGCAGAGGGACGCTATCATATTGCTGGTGTGATGGGACCTGATGAATATCACGAAGCCTACCCAGAAACAGAAGTTGGTGGTATCAAAGACAATGCCTACACGAACTTGATGCTAACGTGGTCATTGAATTGGTTGCAAGATTTGGCTATCAAGGAAACAAAGTTATTTACTGAAGTCGCTGACAGGGTTGATTTCAACGAAGACTTAATGGAACTGGCACAAGATGCATCACGTCATCTGGCATTGGAAATCAATGACGAAGGGATTATTGCACAATATGCCGGTTACTTTGACTTAAAGCCAGTCGATTTTGCTGCTTACGAGGCTAAATATGGAGATATCCATCGTATCGATCGTTTGTTGAAGGCCGAAGGTTTATCCCCAGATGATTATCAAGTGGCTAAACAAGCTGATACCTTGATGACCATTTATAACTTAGGCGCTCATCATATGGAATCATTAGTGAAGCAACTAGGTTATGACTTGCCAGAAAACTGGTTAGCTTTAAATAAGGATTATTATTTGGAACGCACAGTGCATGGGTCAACCACATCACGCCCAGTATTTGCAGGGATTGATGTGACATTGGACAATAAATCCGAAGCACTGGATTATCTAACGACAGCGATTGGATCGGACTACTATGACATTCAAGGTGGAACGACTGCTGAAGGGGTTCACATTGGTGTCATGGGTGAAACACTAGAAGTCATCCAAAATGAATTTGGTGGCGTGATGTTGCGTGATGGTCGCATTAAGATTCAACCTAATCTACCTGAAACTTGGCATCGTCTAGCCTTTACGCAACGTTATCAAGACACCGTGTTGGCATTTGAAATGACACCTGATGTAGTGACTGTGAGTGCTGATAAGCCAATCACGATTGATGTTTACGGACAAGTGGTTACATTGGCACCTGATGTGCCCCAAACTTTTAGTAAAGGATAG
- a CDS encoding PTS transporter subunit EIIC: MAKKDYSDLVAEIIENVGGEDNVDNAIHCVTRLRFYLKDPEKAQTEKLAALDGVAGAVYNEQLGQYQVVIGQAVADVYEELANQLGLSTDEDIDPKKETPKNNEHKPRTIGGMFQALVGTITGSMIPIIGLLAAGGMINGLLTLMSDPTLLNWIDASSDTYVILSSMAMAPFYFLPVLVGFSAAKQLKSDPYVVAAIGGFMIHPAVQDLTRPHIAGNAIVNPEVMGNLFGVPLNATYLGMSINIPSYAYTIFPIIFAAWLARPVGNFFKNHLPLALRPILQPMFTLFIVGSVVLIGVGPVISIISSGIAAIITGMINLNLAIASFIIGGLYQVLVIFGLHWMVIPILTQQIAETGQSNINMIVSFTMLAQGAGALAVFFKAKNTGIKALAGSGALSAFAGVTEPAMYGVNLKYGRVFLTSSIGAAFGAGLAGLLDLHMYGFSGSLIGFPNFASPKDNPNNFMVFWIATAVTLIISFTLTYLFGFKNDGVVKEDVAQKNVFKDAVK, translated from the coding sequence ATGGCAAAGAAAGATTATTCAGACCTAGTAGCAGAAATTATTGAAAATGTTGGTGGGGAGGACAACGTTGATAACGCTATTCACTGTGTGACGCGTCTACGTTTCTACCTAAAAGATCCTGAGAAAGCCCAAACAGAGAAACTTGCGGCATTAGATGGGGTTGCAGGAGCTGTTTACAACGAGCAACTAGGTCAATACCAAGTCGTCATTGGCCAAGCTGTCGCAGACGTTTATGAAGAATTAGCCAATCAATTAGGCCTTTCTACAGACGAAGACATTGATCCAAAGAAGGAAACACCCAAGAACAACGAGCATAAGCCGCGTACTATTGGGGGCATGTTCCAAGCCTTGGTCGGAACCATTACTGGTTCAATGATTCCAATTATTGGTTTGTTAGCAGCCGGTGGAATGATTAATGGTTTGTTGACTTTGATGTCTGATCCAACCTTGTTGAACTGGATTGATGCAAGCTCAGATACTTATGTCATTTTGTCATCAATGGCAATGGCGCCGTTTTATTTCTTACCTGTATTAGTTGGGTTCTCAGCTGCTAAGCAACTAAAGTCAGATCCATATGTTGTCGCCGCGATTGGTGGATTTATGATTCATCCAGCGGTGCAAGATTTGACACGACCACACATTGCAGGAAACGCAATTGTGAATCCTGAAGTCATGGGTAATCTATTTGGAGTACCGCTTAACGCAACATATCTAGGAATGTCTATTAATATTCCATCATACGCATACACAATTTTCCCAATCATTTTTGCAGCCTGGTTGGCACGCCCAGTTGGGAACTTCTTTAAGAACCATCTGCCACTAGCCTTGCGCCCAATCCTACAACCAATGTTTACGTTGTTCATTGTTGGATCAGTCGTATTGATTGGGGTTGGCCCAGTCATTTCAATTATTTCATCAGGAATTGCAGCTATCATTACAGGAATGATTAATCTGAACTTGGCCATCGCAAGTTTCATCATTGGTGGCTTGTATCAAGTCTTAGTTATCTTCGGGTTGCACTGGATGGTCATTCCCATTTTGACGCAACAAATTGCGGAAACTGGGCAATCAAACATCAACATGATTGTTTCATTCACGATGTTAGCCCAAGGTGCTGGAGCGTTGGCTGTCTTCTTCAAGGCCAAGAACACAGGTATTAAGGCATTGGCAGGTTCAGGTGCATTATCAGCTTTCGCCGGAGTGACTGAACCCGCGATGTACGGTGTTAACTTGAAGTACGGACGTGTGTTCTTAACTTCTTCAATTGGGGCAGCGTTTGGAGCTGGTTTGGCTGGTTTATTAGATCTACACATGTACGGATTCTCAGGTTCACTGATTGGATTCCCAAATTTTGCTTCACCAAAAGACAACCCTAATAATTTCATGGTGTTCTGGATTGCGACGGCAGTTACACTAATCATCTCATTCACCCTAACGTACTTATTTGGGTTTAAGAATGATGGTGTTGTGAAAGAAGATGTTGCACAAAAGAACGTCTTTAAAGATGCAGTTAAATAA
- a CDS encoding PTS sugar transporter subunit IIA has product MFGLGKKKVVVADVNLYAPVNGTVIDLTTVPDPVFAGKMMGDGFAIEPDDSRVVAPVAGEVTMLQGHAVGFKRADGLEILIHMGIDTVSLDGAPFDMQVQVGDVLEAGEPIAIADWAQIEAAGLPRTTMVLITNTTDKLANLDVQSGPATAGELIGKATAK; this is encoded by the coding sequence ATGTTTGGACTAGGTAAGAAAAAAGTAGTTGTCGCAGACGTTAATTTGTATGCCCCAGTCAATGGGACAGTTATTGATTTAACAACGGTTCCTGATCCAGTGTTTGCCGGGAAAATGATGGGTGATGGTTTCGCCATTGAACCAGATGATAGCCGAGTAGTTGCCCCTGTTGCCGGTGAGGTGACAATGTTGCAAGGTCATGCAGTTGGCTTTAAACGTGCTGATGGCTTAGAAATTTTGATTCATATGGGTATTGATACGGTGAGTTTAGATGGTGCACCATTTGATATGCAAGTTCAGGTGGGAGATGTGCTAGAGGCTGGCGAACCCATTGCCATTGCCGATTGGGCACAAATTGAAGCAGCTGGGTTACCACGTACAACGATGGTGTTGATTACAAATACAACTGATAAATTAGCGAATTTAGATGTACAAAGCGGACCAGCCACAGCTGGCGAACTTATTGGGAAAGCGACTGCCAAATAG